One stretch of Miscanthus floridulus cultivar M001 chromosome 18, ASM1932011v1, whole genome shotgun sequence DNA includes these proteins:
- the LOC136521404 gene encoding probable peroxygenase 4 isoform X2, which produces METMAGRQPRAVDASLRPLSIAFALLIWSVCCAAVSVRALPDGGSSNSNMTELQMHVSFFDRNKDGILIPLETFQGFVAIGCEIAFSTAAASTIHTALAPLTNPPGALPPYVNIYVEYIHKAIHGSDTGAYDSKGRFVQEKFDEIFTKHAHITFNRDVLDPASWAAAEAEWQLIYQLAHDRYGFLTKERARGIYNGNIFVELEERSRRPLHSNA; this is translated from the exons ATGGAAACAATGGCGGGCCGACAGCCGCGGGCGGTGGATGCTTCCCTGAGGCCGTTGTCGATTGCATTTGCGCTGCTGATATGGAGCGTTTGCT GTGCCGCGGTGAGTGTGAGGGCACTACCTGACGGTGGTAGCTCCAACTCCAACATGACAGAACTCCAGATGCATGTGTCATTCTTCGACAGGAACAAAGATGGCATTCTCATTCCTCTTGAAACTTTCCAAG GATTTGTTGCTATCGGATGTGAAATTGCCTTCTCCACCGCGGCTGCATCAACAATTCATACTGCTCTCGCTCCTTTGACCAACCCT CCTGGTGCACTGCCACCTTACGTAAATATCTACGTGGAGTACATCCACAAAGCGATTCATGGAAGCGACACCGGTGCCTATGATTCCAAAGGAAG GTTTGTCCAGGAAAAATTTGACGAAATATTTACGAAGCATGCTCATA TCACATTCAACCGGGATGTTCTTGATCCTGCATCATG GGCTGCGGCTGAGGCCGAGTGGCAGCTGATCTACCAGCTAGCCCACGACAGGTATGGGTTTCTTACCAAGGAACGCGCGAGGGGCATCTACAACGGGAACATCTTTGTTGAGCTTGAGGAACGCAGCAGGAGACCTCTTCACAGCAACGCATGA
- the LOC136521404 gene encoding peroxygenase-like isoform X3, with protein METMAGRQPRAVDASLRPLSIAFALLIWSVCCAAVSVRALPDGGSSNSNMTELQMHVSFFDRNKDGILIPLETFQGFVAIGCEIAFSTAAASTIHTALAPLTNPPGALPPYVNIYVEYIHKAIHGSDTGAYDSKGRAAAEAEWQLIYQLAHDRYGFLTKERARGIYNGNIFVELEERSRRPLHSNA; from the exons ATGGAAACAATGGCGGGCCGACAGCCGCGGGCGGTGGATGCTTCCCTGAGGCCGTTGTCGATTGCATTTGCGCTGCTGATATGGAGCGTTTGCT GTGCCGCGGTGAGTGTGAGGGCACTACCTGACGGTGGTAGCTCCAACTCCAACATGACAGAACTCCAGATGCATGTGTCATTCTTCGACAGGAACAAAGATGGCATTCTCATTCCTCTTGAAACTTTCCAAG GATTTGTTGCTATCGGATGTGAAATTGCCTTCTCCACCGCGGCTGCATCAACAATTCATACTGCTCTCGCTCCTTTGACCAACCCT CCTGGTGCACTGCCACCTTACGTAAATATCTACGTGGAGTACATCCACAAAGCGATTCATGGAAGCGACACCGGTGCCTATGATTCCAAAGGAAG GGCTGCGGCTGAGGCCGAGTGGCAGCTGATCTACCAGCTAGCCCACGACAGGTATGGGTTTCTTACCAAGGAACGCGCGAGGGGCATCTACAACGGGAACATCTTTGTTGAGCTTGAGGAACGCAGCAGGAGACCTCTTCACAGCAACGCATGA
- the LOC136521404 gene encoding probable peroxygenase 5 isoform X1, with product METMAGRQPRAVDASLRPLSIAFALLIWSVCCAAVSVRALPDGGSSNSNMTELQMHVSFFDRNKDGILIPLETFQGFVAIGCEIAFSTAAASTIHTALAPLTNPPGALPPYVNIYVEYIHKAIHGSDTGAYDSKGRFVQEKFDEIFTKHAHIRKDALSLLEVEEMLTFNRDVLDPASWAAAEAEWQLIYQLAHDRYGFLTKERARGIYNGNIFVELEERSRRPLHSNA from the exons ATGGAAACAATGGCGGGCCGACAGCCGCGGGCGGTGGATGCTTCCCTGAGGCCGTTGTCGATTGCATTTGCGCTGCTGATATGGAGCGTTTGCT GTGCCGCGGTGAGTGTGAGGGCACTACCTGACGGTGGTAGCTCCAACTCCAACATGACAGAACTCCAGATGCATGTGTCATTCTTCGACAGGAACAAAGATGGCATTCTCATTCCTCTTGAAACTTTCCAAG GATTTGTTGCTATCGGATGTGAAATTGCCTTCTCCACCGCGGCTGCATCAACAATTCATACTGCTCTCGCTCCTTTGACCAACCCT CCTGGTGCACTGCCACCTTACGTAAATATCTACGTGGAGTACATCCACAAAGCGATTCATGGAAGCGACACCGGTGCCTATGATTCCAAAGGAAG GTTTGTCCAGGAAAAATTTGACGAAATATTTACGAAGCATGCTCATATCAGAAAAGACGCCTTGTCGCTCTTGGAGGTAGAAGAGATGCTCACATTCAACCGGGATGTTCTTGATCCTGCATCATG GGCTGCGGCTGAGGCCGAGTGGCAGCTGATCTACCAGCTAGCCCACGACAGGTATGGGTTTCTTACCAAGGAACGCGCGAGGGGCATCTACAACGGGAACATCTTTGTTGAGCTTGAGGAACGCAGCAGGAGACCTCTTCACAGCAACGCATGA